In Deinococcus maricopensis DSM 21211, the sequence CGCTGCAGCTGCACCTGGTACCGACCGCGCACGTCCTCCCGCCACGCGACGATCACCGCGCCGTCCGCCGTCACTGCCACCGCCGGGGACCGTGCGTCCCGGCGCTCATCACGGTTCAGGCGACCCACGTCCCGCCACGCCCGGCCATCCCAGCGCGCGGCGCGGACGCGGCCCACGCCGCCCACTTCCTCCACCCAGGCGAGCACCGGCTGCCCCGCACGGTCCAGGGCGAGCGCCGGTGCGGACGCGAACCCCGCGCTGACCGGCCCACCCAGCGCGGTCCACTCGCGCCCCGTCCAGCGGGACGCGAACAGCGTGTCCCGTCCGCCCGCATCCTCCAGCCACGCGACGACCGGACGGCCCGCCAAGTCGAGCGCGAGCCGCGTGCTCGCCACGTACGCGTGCGGATGCCGGTTCAGGCTCGCGCCGAGCGCCACCCACCCACCGGATGTCCAGCGTTTTACGAATACGTCGCTGCTCAGCACCTCACCCTGCAACCACGCCACCGTCGGCTGTCCAGCCGCGTCGAGCGCGAGGGCCGGCGTGCGTGAGAACGCGCGGATGTCGTTGAACGGGGAGGTCCGCACCCAGCTTTTCGCCGCGGCGTCCCACCTGCGCACCGTCAAGCGACTCCCGTACGGCTTGCGCAGGTACTCGCCCCACGCCAGCACGGGTTCGCCGTCGTGCGCGGCGAGCGACCGGGTGCGCGCCGCGTACGGCAGGTCATCGCCGAGGTACCGTTCCCGCCAGTCCGTCCACGCGCCGTTCAGGAAGGCGCGGAACACCACCACGTCGTTGTCGCCGTAATTCTCGTTCCACGCGAGGAACGGCGCGCCCTGCTCATCGAGCGCGAGGTTCAGGTTCGACGCGGGGCGCGGCTGATCGTAGTTCAGGAGGCCCCCGAGTGGCTGCCACGCTCCGCCCTGCAGCGTCCACATGGTGACGTGCCGGGCCGTGAACTCGCCGCGGCCACTGTTGTACTCGCCGGCGTCCGTGAGGAGTGCGAGCAGCAGGTGCCCGTCGGGCGCGGCGGCCAGTTGCAGCTCTCGAACAGGCGTGGCGGTGGGGAGGCCCGGCACGTCCGCCGAGGTGGACGGCATGAGGGCGGCGAGGGCCGCGACCAGCAGGGAAGCTCGATGCATGGTTCCTTTCCGAAAAGGCCACGCGAACGTGGCGCCGAGGGGCGATGGTGCCTGTATTGTGCAGCCGCGCATGCTGGCGCACAACAGGGCGTGCGGGCACTCGGTTTTACCCCTGAGGAGCAGGAGCCAGGGGTTTCCTGGGTGGCCGGTCCGGAGGCCCAGCCTGATGCGGCGCTCAGGGGACGGCGCGGGCCGCGCAAAGACACTGAACCCGAACGATTCAAGGCACCGCACGACCTTGAAGGAGGCATCGCCATGACGGAGTTGGGGATGTCCGCGTTGGCGTGCAGGTCGTCCCTGTGTCACGTGGCCTGCCCCCGGGTGGAACTTCAATGCTGCAGGACTGTGGGGCCATTCATGCGGGGCATGCTTGGAACCGGCCTGATCATGCCCGGGCGGTCTGAGGTGGCGTGCGCTCCGGCGCGCGTCAGGGGCAGGCTGGCTGGGGTGCCGTCCACCAGGAGAACCTCAATGGGCCGTGTCCAGGTCGCCTTGGGGGGTGTCGGGGAGGGTGAAGGAGAAGGTGCTGCCCTGGTCCGGCGTGGAGTGAACCATCACCTGCCCGCCATGGCGTTCCACGATGCTCTTGACGATGGCGAGGCCAATGCCGTTGCCTTCGCGCTCGCCGACGGCGTGGAGCCGCTGGAAGATGCCGAAGATGCGCGCGTGGTACGCCGGTTCGATGCCTACGCCGTTGTCCTGGACGTCGAACTGCCACGCGCCCGGGACGCGGACCGCGCGGACGCGGACGTGCGGGGCGCGGTCCGGGTGATGGAACTTCAGCGCGTTCCCGATCAGGTTTTGGAACACGTGCCGCAGCAGTTCCGGACTGCCGTGCACGGACGGCAGGGCCTGCGCGTCCACGACGCCGCCCGTGCGGTCCCGCAGGTCGCCGAGGTCCGCGATGACGTCGCGGACCACTTCGGCGGTGTCGACGTGCGTGAAGGCGTCGACGGGCTGACGCGTCCGGGAGTACGCGAGGAGGTCCTGGATGAGCCGCTTCAGGCGTTCCGTGGCGGACAGCGTGAAGTTGATGTACTGGTCGGCGCGGTCGTCGAGCTGGCCGGCGTACCGGCGGGCCAGGAGGTTCGTGAAACTCCCGATGGTCCGCAGCGGTTCCTGCAGGTCGTGACTGGCGACGTACGCGAACTGCTCCAGCTCCCGGTTGCTGCGTTCCAGCTGGTGCGTGCGCTCTGCGAGGTCCGCGAGGCTCTGCGCGCGCTCGACGGCCAGTCCGAGGCTGCGCGCGACCGTTTCCAGCACCGCGCGCTCGCCGGGGCCCCACGTGCGGTGCACCCTGAGGGCCACGCCGAAGATGCCGTACACCTCGCCGTGCACCATGACCGGCACGCTCGCCAGCCCGCCGCGCCGTTCCTGGAAGCCGCTCAGCTGGTCCGTGCGCTGGTCGTACTCCGCGACGTAGTACCCTTCGCGGGTCCGCCACGGCACTGTGAGGCTGCTGGTCGTCTCGAACGGAAGGCCGGCTTCCACGTACGCCTGGAGCGCGTCGTCCTGCCGGTCGCCGACCTGACTGCGCAGGCGCCACGTGCGCCCGTCCAGTTCGTAGTACGCGGCGTACCCTTCGGGGAGGAGGGGCAGCACCAGTTCCTGCGCGCGGCGCACGAGGGTGAGCGGGTCGTCGTGCACGCTCAGGTCCCGGGTCAGCAGCGCGAATCCCTCCAGCGTGCGGGTGCGCGCGTCGAGCGCGGCGTTCTGGAGTGCGAGCTGTTCAGTCTGCTCGGCCCGCTCGAACGCGAGGTGCATGCTGCGCGCCACGGCGCTGAACACCGCGCGGTCCTGCTCCGTCCACGCCTGATGCTGCTGGGACGCGACCGTCAGCAGGCCGTACGGGCGTCCGCCTATGAAGTACGGTGCGAGCGCGGCGGCGCCGTACATGTCCGTGGCCGCCGCGCCTTCGCGCTCGGCGTCCCAGCCGTCCACGAAAACGACCCTGTGCTCCTCGAAGGGCCGCGCGAAGCTCGGCAGGGCCGCTGGGAAGCCTTGCCGGGCACTCTGCACGACTTCCGGGGGGACGTCGTCCGTGAGGACTTTCGCCTTCCACAGGTCGCCGTCCAGTTCGTAGTACCCGACGCTGACGTTCCCGAGGGTCAGCCGCAGGACGCCCGCTGCGAGTTCGGCGAGGCGCGCGCCGTCGGTGGTGAGCGTGGACGCTTCCGTGAAGCGCACGAATGCGTCCAGGGCCGTCGTGCGCTCCTGCAGTTCCCGGGTGCGCTCCGCGACGTGGCCTTCCAGTTCCGCCTGCCGGGCCTGCGCCTGCTGCGCCGCCGCGACCCGCAACCGCGCGAGTTCCAGGTGCGTGTGCACGCGCGAACGCAACTCCCGCGCGGAAAACGGCTTGACGAGGTAATCGTCCGCGCCGGCCTCCAGGCCGTCCAGGCGCGCTTCCTCGCCCGCGCGGGCGGACAGCAGGATCACCGGGACGGCGTGCGTGCGCTCGTCGGCGCGCAGGGCGCGCAGCACGCCGAAGCCGTCCAGGTTGGGCATCATCACGTCACTCAGCACCAGGTCCGGCGTGCGGTCGTGCGCCGCCGTCACGGCCTGCTCCCCGTCAGTGACGGCGTGCACCTCGTACGTGTCGTCCAGCAGGCGCGTCACGTACGCGCGCAGGTCCGCGTTGTCATCCGCGAGCAGCACGTACGGGCGTTGCCCTCCGGCGGCGCGCGTCGGGTGGGCGTCCATGCGGGCGTCGTCGGTCGTGCCGACCGGGGTGGTGAGCCACTGCGCCGCTTCCGTGACGTGCAGGGCGGCGGGCCGCGCCGCGCGGTCCGCCGTGGCGTCCACGATCCGGTCGGCGGGCAGGTGCGCCTTGCCTTTCGGGAGGGTGACGGTGAAGGTCGTCCCCACGCCCACCTCGCTGTCCACGCGGATGTCGCCGCCGTGCAGCGTCACCAGTTCCCGCACGAGCGCCAGACCGATGCCTGTCCCTTCGAAACTGCGGCCGCGCGCGCCCTCCACGCGGTGAAAGCGCTCGAACACGCGCGGCAGGTCCGCGGCGGGAATGCCCGTGCCGGAATCCGTCACCTGCAGCGTGAAGTGCCCCTCGTCCTCACGGAGCGTCACGCGAATGCGCCCCTCGAACGTGAACTTGAACGCGTTCGACAGCAGATTCAGCACGACCTTCTCCCACAGGCCATGGTCGACGTACGCGGCCTCGCTCAGGGGCGGGCACGTCACCTCGAACTGCAGGCCGGCGCCCTCCACGAGTGACCGGAACGCACTGGCGAGGTCCGCCGTGAGCGCCGCGAGGTCCGTGGCCTGGAAGGTCGCCTCTGCGCGGCCAGCCTCGATGCGCGTGAAGTCCAGCATGGTGTTCACGAGCTTCAGCAGCCGCAGGGCGTTGCGGTGCGTGACGTCCAGCTCGCGTCGCTGCGCGGGCGTGACGTCCGCGTCGTTCAGCAGTTCCTCCAGCGGGCCGAGCATCAGCGTGAGCGGCGTGCGGAATTCGTGGCTGACGTTCGAGAAAAACGTCGTCTTCGCGCGGTCCAGTTCGGCGAGCGCTTCCGCGCGCGCCCGTTCCTGCGCGTACGCGTTCGCGCTCGCGATGCCCGCGGCGACCTGCCCCACGAACAGCGTGAGGAAGCCCTGGTACGCGTCGTTCAGCGGCTGGTACGGGTTCAGGCCGATCAGCATGATGCCCGTCGGCCGCTCCTGGCCCTGCGCGGCGAGCGGCACGGCGAGGGCCTGCGTGGCCGGGCGGTCCCACGGCCCGCCCTGGAGGGGGCCCACGCCCGCGAGGTCCGGCAGCAGACACGGCGCCTGCGCCGAGAAGGCCTCGGTGATGACGTCGTGTTGCGCGAGTGTCTGGGCGTCCCACCCGTGCGCGCCGCCGAACGACGACGCCAGCGTCAGCGCGCCCTGCGGACCGGTCGCCAGAAACGTCAGCGCGAACGGCACGTCGTGCGCCTCCTCAGCGAGGGATGCCTGCACCGCGCTGAGCACGTCCGCCGTGGTGCGCTGCTGCGCGACGCGCGACGCGAGGTCCCGCAGGACGCGCAGGCGGCGCTCGCCGATCATGCGTTCCGTCTCTTCCGTCACGACGCACAACATGCCGTTGATCCGCCCGGCATCGTCCGCGACCGGGCTGTACGAGAACGTGTGGTACGTCTCCTCCGGGTAGCCGCGGCGTTCCAGGAACAGCTGCAGTCCCTCGTCCCACGTGGCGACGCCCTCCTGCAGAACGTGGTCGATGCGCGGCCCGATGTCCTTCCAGATTTCCGCCCAGACGACGTCCGCGCGCGCGCCGAGCGCCCAGCTTTCTTTCACGCCCAGCGTGGGGAGGTACGCGTCGTTGCAGAAGAAGGTCAGCTCCTCGCCCCACGCCATCCACATGGCGAACCGCGAGGTCAGCAGCGTCCGCACGATGGTCTTGAGGCTCTGCGGCCACTGCTCGGGCGGGCCGAGCGGCGTGCTTGCCCAGTCGAACGCGCGCATCCGCGCGCTCATTTCACTGTGGCCGACGAAGGTGTCATGAGGCGTGGAGGACGGGGGGAGCATCATGGAGTACCGCGAGCATAGCGTGACTGGCTCCGGGGCTTCCTGCACGTTAAGGGTGCGTTTCTGCTTGCGGTGCGCGCGTCCGCGCGCCTGTTATCGTGCGGCATGACTGCCGCGCCACTGCCCGCTGATGAGTACGCGCGTCTGCTGACCCTCGCGCGTTACCAGATTCTCGATACCCTCCCGGAACCCGGTTTCGACCGGATCACGCGCCTGGCGGCCGCCATCCTGCGTGTTCCCGTCGCGCTCATCAATTTCGTCGACGCGGACCGGCAGTGGGGGAAAGCGCTCGTGGGTCTGCAGGACAGCGAGGCTCCGCGTCAGGATTCGTTCTGCGCGTGGGCGATCCTGAACCCGGAACCGCTGATTGTCCGGGACGCCCTTCAGGACGCGCGGTTCGTGGACAACCCGATGGTGCGCGGCGAACCGCACGTCCGGCTGTACGCGGGCGTGCCGCTCATCACGCCTGCCGGGCACCGGGTCGGCACGTTGTGCGTGACGGACACGGCGCCGCGCGACCTGCAGCCGAATGAGGTGCAGGCCCTGCAAGACCTCGCGGCGCTCACGGTCGAGATGCTGGAGTTGCGCCTGCAGGCGCTGACGCATCAGGCCCTGCAGACGCGCGCTCAGCAGCAGGAGGACCTGGAGCGCACCGCGCAGCACGCGGACACGCTGGAGGCCGTCAATGCCCTGATGACCTTCCCGCTTACACCCGAGGAAGCCACGCTCACCAGCGTGGCCCTGATCGGGGAGATGGTGGACGCCGACTGGACGGCCCTGCTGAGCCTGCGCGGGGCTCAGCGGACGGCGCAGGCCGTGCACCACCGCCCGAAGGCCGACGCGGCCTTTCTTGAGGCGGTGGTTAGCCTGACGGAGTGGCCCGTCAACCTGGGGGGCGGCGCCGTGTACGTGGACCGGACCGGCACAGCTCACGCGTCCGCGCTGCCGGTGTCCGTCGGGGACGCCGTGTGGCTGCCCCTGGGGACGTTTGGTGACGTCACGTACGCCCTTGTGGGGGCCCGGAGCCCGTTGAATCCGGTGCAGCAGTGGCGGCCGAGTGACCGGGCGCTGCTGGAGGCGGCGGCCAGCGCGGTGCGGGCCGCGCTGGCGCGGCGCGCTCCTCCGGGGAATTGAGGCCCTGAGCGGTCAGTGGGGTGGTGAACCCTGGCGGCTTGGAGGGTCCGGGGCACAGGAGGGGTGCTGAACGCGCTGCGGGTGAGTACCCCGCAGCGCATGGTGCCCGGACGTTCCTCCGGGCGGGTCGTGGCTGGGTTCGCCAGGGTTCTAGGTGAAATGGACAGGGGCGTTGAGTTCCGCGCGTCATTCTGTTACGACTGAAGCGAACGGGGGGGATCACGCCGCCAACCAAGCGTGAGCCTGCACCCAGCCTCAACCGTTCGCAGAAAGGAACGCCCATGAGCGACGCCGCGCACGCCCGCCCCTGACGGCCCAGCCCGCCAGGTTCCGGCTCAAGGTCACGTTCACTACTGAGGCCCACCCATGACACACCCCCACACCGAAGCCCGCGACCGCACCGTCATCCTGGTTCTGCTGATCGCCACCTTCGTGGTCATCCTGAACGAAACCATCATGAATGTCGCGCTGCCGCGCCTCATGACCGACCTGCGCGTCAACGCCAGCACCGTCCAGTGGCTCTCCACGGCGTTCATGCTCACCATGGCCGTCGTGATCCCCACCACCGGGTTCCTGCTGCAACGCCTCACCAGCCGCGCCGTGTTCCTGACCGCCATGACGCTGTTCAGCGTCGGCACGCTCGTCGCCGGCCTCGCTGGCAACTTCCCCATCCTGCTCGGCGCGCGCATCATTCAGGCGACCGGGACAGCCATCATGCTGCCGCTGCTCATGACCACCATCCTTACGCTCATTCCACCCGAGCGGCGCGGTGCCGTCATGGGGAACATCAGCATCGTCATCTCGGTCGCGCCCGCCATCGGTCCGACCATCTCCGGCGTGATCCTGCAGACGCTGTCGTGGCGCGCAATGTTCCTGTTCGTGCTGCCCATCGCCCTGGGCGTCCTCGCGTACGGCGCGCGCACGCTCGTGAACATCACGGAGCCGCGCCGCCTGAGCCTGGACGTGCTGTCCGTGCCGCTGTCCGCGCTGGGCTTCGGCGGCATCGTGTACGGCCTGAGCCGCCTCGGGGACACGCCCGGCGGCGTCAGCACCCCGACCGTGGCCGTGCCGCTCGTCGTGAGCGTCGTC encodes:
- a CDS encoding ATP-binding protein, which codes for MMLPPSSTPHDTFVGHSEMSARMRAFDWASTPLGPPEQWPQSLKTIVRTLLTSRFAMWMAWGEELTFFCNDAYLPTLGVKESWALGARADVVWAEIWKDIGPRIDHVLQEGVATWDEGLQLFLERRGYPEETYHTFSYSPVADDAGRINGMLCVVTEETERMIGERRLRVLRDLASRVAQQRTTADVLSAVQASLAEEAHDVPFALTFLATGPQGALTLASSFGGAHGWDAQTLAQHDVITEAFSAQAPCLLPDLAGVGPLQGGPWDRPATQALAVPLAAQGQERPTGIMLIGLNPYQPLNDAYQGFLTLFVGQVAAGIASANAYAQERARAEALAELDRAKTTFFSNVSHEFRTPLTLMLGPLEELLNDADVTPAQRRELDVTHRNALRLLKLVNTMLDFTRIEAGRAEATFQATDLAALTADLASAFRSLVEGAGLQFEVTCPPLSEAAYVDHGLWEKVVLNLLSNAFKFTFEGRIRVTLREDEGHFTLQVTDSGTGIPAADLPRVFERFHRVEGARGRSFEGTGIGLALVRELVTLHGGDIRVDSEVGVGTTFTVTLPKGKAHLPADRIVDATADRAARPAALHVTEAAQWLTTPVGTTDDARMDAHPTRAAGGQRPYVLLADDNADLRAYVTRLLDDTYEVHAVTDGEQAVTAAHDRTPDLVLSDVMMPNLDGFGVLRALRADERTHAVPVILLSARAGEEARLDGLEAGADDYLVKPFSARELRSRVHTHLELARLRVAAAQQAQARQAELEGHVAERTRELQERTTALDAFVRFTEASTLTTDGARLAELAAGVLRLTLGNVSVGYYELDGDLWKAKVLTDDVPPEVVQSARQGFPAALPSFARPFEEHRVVFVDGWDAEREGAAATDMYGAAALAPYFIGGRPYGLLTVASQQHQAWTEQDRAVFSAVARSMHLAFERAEQTEQLALQNAALDARTRTLEGFALLTRDLSVHDDPLTLVRRAQELVLPLLPEGYAAYYELDGRTWRLRSQVGDRQDDALQAYVEAGLPFETTSSLTVPWRTREGYYVAEYDQRTDQLSGFQERRGGLASVPVMVHGEVYGIFGVALRVHRTWGPGERAVLETVARSLGLAVERAQSLADLAERTHQLERSNRELEQFAYVASHDLQEPLRTIGSFTNLLARRYAGQLDDRADQYINFTLSATERLKRLIQDLLAYSRTRQPVDAFTHVDTAEVVRDVIADLGDLRDRTGGVVDAQALPSVHGSPELLRHVFQNLIGNALKFHHPDRAPHVRVRAVRVPGAWQFDVQDNGVGIEPAYHARIFGIFQRLHAVGEREGNGIGLAIVKSIVERHGGQVMVHSTPDQGSTFSFTLPDTPQGDLDTAH
- a CDS encoding GAF domain-containing protein yields the protein MTAAPLPADEYARLLTLARYQILDTLPEPGFDRITRLAAAILRVPVALINFVDADRQWGKALVGLQDSEAPRQDSFCAWAILNPEPLIVRDALQDARFVDNPMVRGEPHVRLYAGVPLITPAGHRVGTLCVTDTAPRDLQPNEVQALQDLAALTVEMLELRLQALTHQALQTRAQQQEDLERTAQHADTLEAVNALMTFPLTPEEATLTSVALIGEMVDADWTALLSLRGAQRTAQAVHHRPKADAAFLEAVVSLTEWPVNLGGGAVYVDRTGTAHASALPVSVGDAVWLPLGTFGDVTYALVGARSPLNPVQQWRPSDRALLEAAASAVRAALARRAPPGN